In one window of Mesoplodon densirostris isolate mMesDen1 chromosome 4, mMesDen1 primary haplotype, whole genome shotgun sequence DNA:
- the ASB13 gene encoding ankyrin repeat and SOCS box protein 13, giving the protein METRAADGSFLGDLGFWVERTPVHEAAQRGETRQLQQLIESGACVNQVMVDSITPLHAASLQGQAQCVQLLLAAGAQVDARNIDGSTPLCDACASGSIECVKLLLSHGAKVNPPLYTASPLHEACMSGSSECVRLLIDVGANLEAHDCHFGTPLHVACAREHLDCVKMLLNAGANVNAAKLHETALHHAAKVKNVDLIEMLIQFGGNIYARDNRGRKPSDYTWGSSAPAKCLEHYEKTPLSLSQLCRVSLRRAAGVRGLEKIARLNIPPRLIDYLSYN; this is encoded by the exons ATGGAGACCCGTGCTGCAGACGGCAGCTTCCTGGGCGACTTGG GTTTCTGGGTGGAGCGCACCCCTGTGCACGAGGCAGCCCAGCGAGGGGAGACCCGGCAGCTGCAGCAGCTGATCGAGAGCGGGGCCTGCGTCAACCAGGTCATGGTGGACTCCATCACACCCCTGCACGCGGCCAGCCTGCAGGGCCAGGCGCAGTGCGTGCAGCTGCTGCTGGCCGCCGGGGCCCAG GTGGACGCCCGCAACATCGATGGCAGCACCCCGCTCTGTGACGCCTGTGCCTCGGGCAGCATTGAGTGCGTGAAGCTCCTGCTCTCCCACGGGGCCAAGGTCAACCCGCCCCTGTACACGGCATCCCCGCTGCACGAGGCCTGCATGAGTG GAAGTTCTGAGTGTGTGAGGCTTCTTATTGACGTTGGGGCCAACCTGGAAGCGCACGACTGCCACTTTGGGACCCCTCTGCACGTGGCCTGCGCCCGGGAGCATCTGGACTGCGTCAAAATGCTGCTCAACGCAG GGGCCAATGTGAACGCGGCAAAGCTCCACGAGACGGCGCTGCACCATGCAGCCAAGGTGAAGAATGTGGACCTCATTGAGATGCTCATCCAGTTTGGAGGCAACATCTATGCCCGGGACAACCGGGGGCGGAAGCCATCTGACTACACATGGGGCAGCAGTGCCCCCGCCAAGTGCCTGGAGCACTATGAGA AGACACCTCTGAGCCTGTCCCAGCTCTGCAGGGTGAGCCTGAGGAGGGCGGCTGGCGTCAGGGGGCTGGAGAAAATTGCCAGGTTGAACATCCCTCCCCGGCTCATTGACTACCTTTCCTACAACTGA